In Methylomonas sp. ZR1, one DNA window encodes the following:
- a CDS encoding diguanylate cyclase: MESRNTHTILAVDDSPENLDLIKNILEPHYTVKVAVHSELALHIATSQLPDLILLDIMLDDMDGYEICHQLKSSDKTRNIPIIFLTAKHSEEDEVHGFRIGGSDYITKPFSPSIVLARVRTQIQLKTKSDLLEKLASLDGLTEIPNRRAFDAALERQWNQSKRTGMPLSLLIADIDNFKQFNDYFGHPMGDECLKRVARALQTITHRPEDLVARLGGEEFAILLPNTDSIGALMRAEQYREAIENLKIRHTQNNPNNFVTISLGVATLQAHTFDDVASLLKAADDALYQAKHQGRNRICANNLSNGR, encoded by the coding sequence ATGGAAAGTAGAAACACGCATACCATTCTGGCCGTGGATGATAGCCCGGAAAATCTGGATCTTATCAAGAATATTCTCGAACCCCATTACACGGTAAAAGTAGCCGTGCATAGCGAACTGGCGTTACATATCGCCACCAGCCAGCTTCCCGATCTGATCCTACTGGACATCATGCTGGACGACATGGATGGTTATGAAATATGCCACCAACTCAAGTCGTCGGATAAAACCCGCAATATTCCGATTATTTTTCTGACCGCTAAACACTCGGAAGAAGATGAGGTACACGGTTTTCGAATCGGCGGTAGCGACTACATCACCAAACCGTTTTCGCCATCGATTGTTTTAGCAAGAGTACGCACCCAAATACAGCTAAAAACTAAATCCGATTTATTGGAAAAACTGGCATCGCTGGATGGACTGACCGAGATACCCAACCGCAGAGCGTTTGACGCCGCCCTGGAACGCCAATGGAACCAGTCCAAACGCACGGGCATGCCGCTCTCATTGTTAATTGCCGATATTGACAATTTCAAACAATTTAACGACTACTTTGGCCACCCTATGGGCGACGAGTGCCTGAAACGGGTGGCGCGTGCCTTACAAACCATTACCCACAGACCCGAAGACTTGGTAGCAAGATTGGGCGGTGAAGAGTTCGCCATCCTGCTTCCCAACACCGACAGCATAGGCGCCCTGATGCGTGCCGAGCAGTACCGCGAAGCCATAGAGAATCTGAAAATACGGCACACACAGAACAATCCCAACAATTTCGTGACCATATCCCTCGGGGTTGCGACGCTACAGGCCCACACATTCGACGACGTTGCCAGTTTATTGAAAGCAGCGGACGATGCGTTATATCAGGCCAAGCATCAAGGGCGGAATCGTATCTGCGCGAATAACTTGTCCAACGGCAGGTAG